Sequence from the Cydia splendana chromosome 10, ilCydSple1.2, whole genome shotgun sequence genome:
TAATAAATAAGCCAATAAgtgaacataataaaattgattatttacCTCTTATAAGTACGCGTTTTGGATTAATAAATAAGCAGATGACACTACGATCTACATCTAAAAATATTATGCACTGCACTTCTCCTGCTCTATATGGATGCGTCTTTAGACTCtttgtcattttcatttcatttcatctaACATGGCATAGCTAAAAGCTGTTCAGTACTTTAAAAAATGCTTgtacattttgtttttaaaaataaaaaattaggAGACTTACGAAATTAACTTTAGGttttgaaaatataattttataagtcgtttctttatttttaccatgATTTTTACTTTCAGCTTGAAAAAAGAAATTGTTTGACCATATACATAATTACTTTGGTCAATCGACACACCGAAAAAGTATATTCAACCATAGATTAATGTTGCCATTTTTCGAACAATAATTCGTATTGAAGGGATTttagtcggaccaagctaactctgaatggcattttttttgcaatgacaaagtgtggataTGTTAGTACACtattatatgaaaatatgacgtttgtcTCTCTCATACTTAGTTCTATTTAAGTCGGTGCAGACTTATTTTAGAGGGATTCTATAAGTTCATGTTTGGTTCATGTACTTAACAATATTATGGGATATCAAGGTACCAATACTGGCAATCCAAACTCACACATGTCAATGTCATGGCAGTAGGCAGTAATGTCATTGTCAGTTTGCCATTGGCAAAacaagaaatatttaagcgggaaATTAATAAAGTAAATGCTAACGTGAAATTAAAATAGTTTAAGCAACTTAacattacctacatattattaaaGATAAGCTATGGAATCCTTACAGGCACTTCAGGATTTCATAAAAACTAAGGACAACTTTCGAAATTTTGTGAATTCTTCAGAGGTTCCTTCTGTTTGTAAAACCGAACCATGCATGCTTGGAGTGGATGAGGCAGGACGTGGCCCAGTGCTTGGTAAGACAACGAAGAATATATGTATTACCAGGCAGTTCTAGTCCTGTGCGAATTTTAATAACCGGTACATAATACTCAAACATTTTCAGGGCCCATGGTGTATGGCGTAGCTTACTGTCCTTTGAGTCAAACGAGCGTTTTGAAGGATCTAGGGTGCGCTGACTCAAAGGCGCTAACGGAAGAGAAACGAGATGATATATTCAGGAAAATGCTCACTGAAGATGCCTCTTTAAACAATGTGGGCTGGGCTGCAGAGATTATATCTCCTAATTACATATCTAATTCTATGTACAGGCGAGCGAAGCACTCACTAAATGAGGTAATAATGAATTCTTATTCTCTTTctataattgtttaattttatttcttactttAAGATTAACCAAAATTTATGAATAAAGTTTTACAAGAATTACATTGTTACTAGAATTATCAACTGTTTAAGTAACTTATGAGAAAACTTTAGTTGTTAGATGATAGTGAAATGTTATTAGGGAACTTGTCATAAGACTGAATATTATTACTAAATTCTTTATAGTCTTTTCATTCTTATATGAACTCAATTTGAATATATCTTACTTAATTCTGATTGCTTTGTTGAAATGCTTTAGGTGTCAATGAACTCAGCAATAGATCTAATCAAGAAAGTGGCAGAATCTGGAGCTAACATCACAGAGGTCTATGTGGATACTGTGGGACCTCCGGAAAAGTATCAAGCCAAACTCAGTGAGATCTTTCCCAACTATAAAATAactgtatgtattttttattgcttGGGTTTTTTGTTTTGGATAAAGTGCCAATTATTttgcatatatttttattaaggggccggtatatgacgttttcgatttagacctcactttgtaaccataatttgttcaataaatgtttaataattgcattaaattacacgtaaatttgttcacgaagaaaccgtgtaccgactcttcatgccattatatttttaatttgctgttattctctacaaaccgacactaaaagtatcaaaaaatcaaaatatggagttccgtttgagaccgaagcaaaacaattttgtctttgacagtaattgaattattgtgtgattttgaaagctagataattcaactaccaatttattatcgatttatatttttactcacaaagacaacacagaaattcaatctcaaatgtaaactttcgaacaatttccatacattgacgacatcactcaaaattcctcttctagtcagatgcccgctggggctgcacgGGAGCACACgtatacttcttcaaatgaaaatgacagcttgatttgcttgcttttgacaattatattgacattaaatcatatacgcacacgagaaagtataccagtagataaattgtatttcaaaaaatagggtacataaatatcagctcgcgtctcatttaaatgtGATTTGCTGTGTTGTGTTTGTGTGTGCTgtggtcataatggttgaaaaccgcagtaaactatcttaaaacaatacgattacagtcgaatttaagtattatgttccttcaaaactcgcttaaaatgaaaaaagtttaaagactcatctttaccgATTGGGATTcattttcattatgctggtattcatttgcgtcattttaaaaacgtatttgacttctgtacgtcaatgaattttgatgacatttgtaatcttgtattatattatagaacttttattttaaaatattgcctattaacaggaagcgttatgtaattcgtataagtaataactgaaagtcttgtacctagacctgtaaataccatggattgcgacgaataaatgattgtgattatgccgttcgttccgtctatatgtataatgcgtgtgtacgtgctgttctttgaaaattttcaagaaaaaataacggcaccagcactaagtactagcgagtttttgcggctttggagaccgagatgaagcttacaggccaatagcgctgTGGCCTggatattgttatgtatacctgtgtatcgaatgttttataaatttactataaaaagcaatgttttatttcgattaggtctacattttgtgcatattgcatatctgatgtattttcgtactaaactagaaactttcgttgaaactaaataaaataattattccaaatgtacagtcacctgcaatttatgttacacaacgaaggccgcaaaaatatctgacacgatcttatttgtagaagcataagagcatgtcacatatttttgaggccttcgaagagtaggtaccgtcattatcaccaactttgcccgctttttaaaaaaaacacgaatttctcaaaaaagaaaaatcatatatgatttttttttgctcagcacgtccattgtgatcaaacgcatcagtttatttgaagaaaacattttttatcgtgtttttacccatttttttgcgttttagagggcgggcaaagatatccggggttttcgccaacattgcccacgtcaatttggtattcaaatatcTGGTATGATGAtcatgtctaaggatcacttaaaggttttgggcaatcctaccattccctgttaatatcttagcgataagtgtaaaaacttttaaataaatttgctgggcaatgttgcctacccgtttttacccatttacaaataaggctcgcctaagcattttacataggctagggttgtcacttttgagaaaatctgttacaataggttaatagccaaaaatatgatttttgctgtgtttttcattcgttaacgggataaaacatctaaataaaggataataagacaaattaaatacagtatattattatattcataaacttattttagtgtacaaacataaccttcttttacttgcgaagttgggtaaattagatgaaagtgacaaccctaatccgtttttggtggtgggcaatgttggtatggatgccaaattaccggattactttgcccatcgctaaaacttttgtgtatttaggcctttttagtttaaatctcaatagacgtaatctatgcttcatgtgttataactgaaacccggaaaaatTTGACAAAGGGTTCTCAactttttctacttgcattcattatttatcaattttttgcccgccgagatataccctatattagacaactcgctcgaaattcccaagtcaagttatgcagaagtttggtatatagttttgtcagaaatataacctattttctattaaaaacagcagggttgccataactattataaatttttcttcattaacgaatttgtttaaaattgtcgttttgggcaaagtttccctggaggcaaagttggcgctaatgacgtaacatattattgcaggtgactgtacataaatgtttcggtgattttgagattattttccaggttagtttatactaacaatcaagttatgcagataccgatttcgtgaacgtataagtagtaaggtaccgctattgtttagcgataccgattatttttgaaggtaaaactgtaccggttgaaatataaagatattaaaattacagcagggacaaccattttttataggtgtacctaaaccatcattggccgagcgttagcaaaggtctccgtttcagcttgggcaaaaatgcttttgtatgttctcctttgcagatcacatttctcaactgattctcgtgaaaatttgtaagcaggttcgatagaactattctgtttcgctttatccgccaaaatggacttgccaccctgctgaaactttatttatttaaattcctattgaatggattttgcaccttatgaaaaaccgtatagagtagtaaataacattttacatctgacttaatgacatcttgttttattcgctttaattgtacaaaacgcgtatctcgacaaagcaatagtaggtagtaaaacagtcaacaatcaaatgaattaaataggtacgtcacgtgtgacatgaacagacaaggaaagcaagattaaatgcattgtttctctttcatctttaaatggaatgcttttaccctcaaaggaggctagtggtcaatactaaactaaaagtccaatcttaaaaaaacatgatgggtcactgacctgtcccagtaaagtgaggtagtgtgcgtgaagtgcgcttgtgtgtgaaatggggtaaattgacagaatctgaaattttacccaccgctaccgtcgccttaagttTGTATTGTTACAACACTGCAAAAGCTTCTTCCAAAAAAACAATCACAGtccattttttttcaatattaatatgACATTTTGCATTTAAATCCCCATTTGTGTTTATGTAGTaccttataataattaataataattttgaacaAATTGGTATCACATATTTTTTTCCTCTTAAGCTCTTGAGATTCATGTGTTATCCACTCACTATGCAATTTCGGCCTTTTCCCTTATGGTAGCAACAGATACCACCCTAACTAACATAAACTCATTATAATTCCAGGTAGCAAAAAAGGCTGACTCCATATATCCCATAGTATCAGCGGCTAGTATTGTAGCCAAGGTGACGAGGGACCATGCACTGAAGGTCTGGCAGTTTAAGGAGGGGCTAGAGATGACTCAAGCTGAATTTGGCAGTGGATATCCTGGAGGCAAGTTTATTCGGTCTTATTGGTCTGTAGTACAACAGTATATCAGTCGTCACTGACGGAATATGCTTGGACTATAAGCCCATAAACGCTGGCGTACCCCAAGGATCTGTACTATCGCCTACCCTGTTCcttctgcatatcaatgatatgTTATTGACTAACAAtattcattgctatgcagatgACAGCACTGGCGATAGCTGTTATACAGGTCGTGTAAACGCCCCCCCTGAGCAGGTGTCGGAGTGTAGGATGCGACTTGTGTCTGAGATCGAGACGTCCCTTGAACAGGTCTCCGAGTGGGGTAGACGTAACCTCGTCCAGTTCAACCCCAGTAAGACACAAGTCTGTGCGTTTTCCGCTAAAAAAGCCCCATTTGTCACGGCGCCAAAGTTTCAAGGCATTCTCCTTACCATGGCTAAAAGTATCAGGATACTTGGTGTCGATATTACGAACGAAGTCTAGTTTCGTAGTCATTTGAAACATAAAGCCAAACTGGCCTCCAAAAAGCTTGGGGTGCTTAACAGAGCCAAACAGTACTTCACACCTAGTCACCGGCTTTTGTTATATAAAGCGCAGGTTCAACCTCATATGGAGTACTGTTCTCATCTCTGGTCTGGCGCTCCACAATACCAGCTCCTTCCTCTTGACTCCATCCAACGGCGGGCAGTTCGTATTGTCGGCGATCCCGAACTTACTGACGGCTTAGAACCTCTTAGCCTTCAGAGAGACGTTGGCTCTCTTTGCATGTTCTACCGTCTGTACAATGGGGAGTGCTCGGAAGAACTTTTCGATTTGGTGCCATCGTCTCGTTTCTATCACCTCACCTCCCGCCAAAGGAGCAAAGTTCATCCCCATTTCTTAGATACATGGCACACCAAGAATAAgcgggcatctcgctcgtttcttcccagaacgtgcagaatgtggaatgacttgcctcctgaggtatttcctttgcgctacgacatgggattcttcaagaaccgggtatttagggttctcaagggtcagcaacgcttaagtggctcctgtgatgttgcttatgtccatgggcgacgatgaccgcttcccatcaggcggctcgtctgctcgtttgttgactattacattaaaaataaataaataaaaaagtatgaATAATAACTATGACATTTGCAAGATTTATCGACTGGggtatgaaccgtgattaccttttgtattgtttcgAGTGTATAATATCGGgaactcgaaaacaatacaaaaggtactCACGGTCACGGTCACATACATAATATTCACAATACATAAAAAAACCATCAATTTACAGACCCCCTAACAAAGAAGTTCATCAGAGAGCAGGTTGACTATGTCTTCGGATACCCAATGCTAGTGCGCTTCAGCTGGTCTACAGGTAACAGTAATCATAACATACATAACCATAAGAACTATCCATAAAACTCAGGAGCCCACTTTGCTtaggtaaaaaaatatgtaaaaaaacgaATACCTACTCAGAAGCGAATGTAATACTTAACTCTCACCGTTTACTCGTCATTCCTGCCTGAAGGGATTCTACTATAGGATTTGATAAACAATCACATGCACATGCAATAATGTCTTGCACCATAAAgcctgcaaaaatatctgacataatacaatacaaatactattTATTAGAGATGGTGATTGACTGATTGTACCAGGTACCACCATATAACATGAAATCAGTAaaatagcaggagatctaaggtcccgttttctaaggggaccttgcatttcggagacaaagcaaaccgcttggaacagatgttcctgggggtgacctgagcagattaagcccggttgccaagagccccaagaggttccccccagtaggtgggcaggggagggggggtaaaagtgcctccggcgcgcctcactctaagctttatatctgcatacatctcgcaactatatcaagtttggtgtcattttcgtataactcgaggatgaagaattcatttctgtgactaaattatCACtcatccatacaaaaaaatcaaaaaattcaaaattcaaaaaaaaaaattagatttttttttttgaaaatcctCTACtaaatgtatactatgaggatttgctctagaaaaaaaaatacctgtgaatagcccagttctcctactatacagaatagtaaacttgtcaaacattttttttcataactctgttaaaaaaaatgttttgtgtcgcgcggcgtatctgcattgtaagagtggtatgcaacgtttaggatttttaagtatgtttagatgatttctgataagttgtttttattctggtggtagattacattaataaattacttctggacgtgatatatatacaaatataaattaaatatataaataaagatgttgggaaaactttttctaataaagttaagtattataaatgtgataaaattaacataggagatgtttgacaaaaaatgcgggttaaaataagatatatattgatcgtaattgccattacatgcccatgggagtcatgggactgtgcatttaggttttttttaacgtagttgcacctccctgcgcattttgttttgcagcggcaacgaataagctctaaacaagcagcagccgccgcaggtaggcttgtccatatgggctcccaataaccatgtcgtttggaccagccccagtcagcagggcatggtggctgttgctgaggggctataatctgtccccaaacatagaccaaatcctacaccggaacatgcgacacaactgaaaaccgccgtgtcgccgaaataattttcaaccaggttgacaaggtgcagaaaaccctagagggaaagcaaaccgctctatgtgcgttccttgatgttgaaggtgctttcgacaatacgcccacagagaccatactcaatggtatgaaatcaaagggagtagacgaaaccaccagatgggtacatagcattctctcgaacagagtagcgtttctgaccatcaatactatatatatagagcatgacttttataccactaaagagtgcctacaaggaggcgttttatcctcactattatggaccctagcagtggaccaacttcttgcaatcatgtcaggccaagactttgatacacaaggatatgccgacgaccttgtagtcatcgtcaaacaacacaatatccaacctaatgcatggagctctaaacacaatattcaaatggtgtagagaaaatgacttgtccattaatccgagcaagactgtaatagccatttaaccattcacaaggaaacggaagctcgataaactcacaaaaccaagacttaatggacaaataataccgttctcggcagaggtcaagtatctaggggtcacctttgaccaaaagttaacttggaaccctcacctgagaaacattatacaaaaagcgaaaatggccatgtggtcatgctgtcgaatggcaggagcaagatggggcttaagatccaaattgctatgtagtatacacagcggtagtgaggccaattgtcacctacgcctccgcagtctggtgtaacaaaaccagccaaaagacagcaataaacactctaaacagcctgcaacgcacggcttgtttaacagtaacaggcgcctactcctcgacaccgggagcggccctagatgcactgctggacatcataccactccacttgcaggtgcaaaaggaggccaagcagtgcgtctacagaatatgcacgctaaacaggccaaaatggcgctctcaggcattaaccaatctaaaggcctgggtttttgcgaatagagcccttagcatgcccactgatgacacgcacaccgaatgtcatctcaccaaactgtacacagtagaaatacctcctagagacaaatggatcaacaaccaaatgtacgtcgaagagggaagccacatctggtatacagatgcttccaagaaaggcaatgatgtaggatgtgggatctatggtgagagatctaagctcagagctagcgtcagcatgggcacactggcctcaatcttccaggcagaagtcttcgccatcaacaaatgtgcggagatcaacctggatagaaacctaagacaccagcttatctacatcaactcagacagccaggctgctccgctggcactagaatcccttgagtcaaactcaaaactagtccagaactgtaaaacaaacctaaatgcactggcttactccaacaaagttacacttagatgggtaccagggcactccgacattaacggaaacgaagaagcggacgaacttgctagaaagggcgcagacacacccctggtcggcccagaacccttctgtggaagcacaaaacgagatgcatattctctgctcagtaagttagaaaaaacgagagcaatcgattggtggaagttcgttaaagggcaagaacactcgaaagctctgatcaaagggttcaacagcaaaactgctaaggagcttttaagactcaaaaggcacaaaacttgcgcggtgaccagaatactgactggacactgcaagttgaacaaacatatgtttcaaattggcaagaaacaagatgcgacatgcaaattctgtcaggagtcagaggagactgcaatgcacattctctgttcttgtggactactaatgtcaaaaagaagtacctacctagggcgacacgtagtgcaaccctatgaggtacaaaacattacggcccaaagaatctggaactttctggatgcaacaggtattagtaatgaacttaaagggccgtcacaatagatcaatgctggtcaaagcgacactcaaaggcccacaacaccacaataataataataatgtcccgcgggggcagcttgtggcgagctgacggtgagtgacgacaccgcggacccctattccagagggccctgtcatctggccctcgcctctgtacttgccttgattggccggccagaatggagtcgcaagagcgggacctatgctccaggttggaagtgtaaaatgtcataacgccggcggcctgctgaacggattaccgggatctggctaccgcagactcacttCTCggcaacctcacagccactccaaagtgttgccctgttgtcgcactgtgcgtgcggccattgcggggcccactcaatgagttggcgagtcaccacctgtcatttacaattttgagactgattgtcacggcaggtgtccgctagtctctcccatagcccattatccagtccatccaactttcaaatctatagcccatgaccttagttctcatcgcagcacaaaagtgctgcactgcaatagtctttgcacctggcggggaccatctccggatgtatcacattgtgcgttcggggatagtatccaccacatgtatcccttgcttttagattaacgtgccttaaagggcctctgcgctgttggcttcgtccccacgtacgcctcccaaaggtccgggaccccatggtcccgagatatggaaaagacatacaaataataatgttaattttatcacatttataatacttaactcttttggcgaaagttttccgaacatctttatttatatatttaatttatatttgtatatatatcacgtccagaagtaatttatgaatgtaatctacaaccagaagaataacaacttgtcagaaatcatctaaacatacttaaaaatcctaaacgctgcataccgctc
This genomic interval carries:
- the LOC134794318 gene encoding ribonuclease H2 subunit A, translated to MESLQALQDFIKTKDNFRNFVNSSEVPSVCKTEPCMLGVDEAGRGPVLGPMVYGVAYCPLSQTSVLKDLGCADSKALTEEKRDDIFRKMLTEDASLNNVGWAAEIISPNYISNSMYRRAKHSLNEVSMNSAIDLIKKVAESGANITEVYVDTVGPPEKYQAKLSEIFPNYKITVAKKADSIYPIVSAASIVAKVTRDHALKVWQFKEGLEMTQAEFGSGYPGDPLTKKFIREQVDYVFGYPMLVRFSWSTAELMLQDKAATCTFEEIDDELPKKKVKSISSFFSVKSEDGEKKRKRHKFFEERYLSMDNAFE